In the Numida meleagris isolate 19003 breed g44 Domestic line chromosome 5, NumMel1.0, whole genome shotgun sequence genome, one interval contains:
- the S100B gene encoding protein S100-B isoform X1 encodes MMPALPVAPCWQGPVFKWCPRRALTPWVLCEDNAGAAVLSVGSVLQLGAVRRCHPHTQGHMEGHRRHIPGLDTHLHRTVLQGILTHLGTTRLGTTRQALTPTATPTATPTRL; translated from the exons ATGATGCCAGCCCTGCCTGTCGCACCCTGCTGGCAGGGCCCTGTATTTAAGTGGTGCCCAAGGCGGGCCCTGACACCCTGGGTGCTGTGCGAGGACAAcgctggggctgcagtgctgtcgGTCGGGTCAGttctgcag cttggggctgtgagAAGATGTCATCCCCACACCCAG GGCCACATGGAGGGCCACCGCCGCCACATCCCGGGCCTGGACACCCACCTGCATCGCACGGTCCTCCAGGGCATCCTCACCCACCTGGGCACCACCCGCCTGGGCACCACCCGCCAGGCCCTCACCCCCACGGCCACCCCCACGGCCACCCCCACTAGGCTCTga
- the S100B gene encoding protein S100-B isoform X2 — protein MSELEKAMIAIIDAFQQYSGKEGDKHNLKKSELKELINNELTHFLGEIKDQETVDKVMEALDSDGDAECDFQEFVAFIAMVTSACHEFFEHE, from the exons ATGTCTGAGCTGGAGAAGGCCATGATTGCCATCATTGATGCCTTCCAACAGTACTCCGGGAAGGAAGGAGACAAGCATAACCTGAAGAAATCGGAGCTGAAGGAGCTCATTAACAATGAATTAACCCATTTTCTTGGT GAGATCAAAGACCAGGAAACTGTGGACAAAGTCATGGAGGCGCTGGACAGTGATGGTGACGCAGAGTGTGACTTCCAGGAGTTTGTGGCCTTCATCGCCATGGTTACCTCTGCTTGCCATGAGTTCTTTGAGCATGAGTGA
- the LSS gene encoding lanosterol synthase isoform X2: MNTLLPEMWLLPTWFPAHPSRLWCHCRQVYLPMSYCYAKRLSAEEDELIRSLQQELYVQDYASIDWPAQRNNVAACDVYTPHSWLLGIAYAVMNVYEAHHSTYLRQRAITELYDHIKADDRFTKCISIGPISKTINMLVRWFVDGENSPAFQEHVSRIPDYLWLGLDGMKMQGTNGSQLWDTAFAIQAFLEAEAQKIPEFMSCLQNAHEFLRFTQIPENPPDYQKYYRHMNKGGFPFSTRDCGWIVADCTAEGLKSVMLLQEKCSFIANPVPAKRLFDAVNVLLSMRNSDGGFATYETKRGGHLLELLNPSEVFGDIMIDYTYVECTSAVMQALRHFQDVYPEHRALEIRETLQKGLDFCRKKQRADGSWEGSWGVCFTYGTWFGLEAFASMQYVYCDGVACREVSQACQFLLSKQMTDGGWGEDFESCEQRTYVQSSTSQIHNTCWALLGLMAVRYPDTDVLERGIKLLIDKQLPNGDWPQENIAGVFNKSCAISYTAYRNVFPIWTLGRFSRLHPNSPLAEHLQSGPLAGVGKTSKMALSD, encoded by the exons ATGAACACGCTGCTCCCAGAGATGTG GCTGCTACCTACGTGGTTCCCAGCCCATCCGTCTCGGCTCTGGTGCCACTGCCGCCAGGTCTACCTCCCCATGAGCTACTGTTATGCCAAGCGTCTGTCAGCAGAAGAGGATGAACTCATCCGGAGCTTGCAGCAG GAGCTGTATGTGCAAGACTATGCCAGCATCGACTGGCCGGCCCAGAGGAACAACGTGGCTGCCTGTGATGTCTACACTCCACATAGCTGGCTTCTGGGGATCGCTTACG CCGTCATGAATGTGTACGAAGCCCACCACAGCACCTACCTGCGGCAGCGAGCCATCACGGAACTGTATGACCACATCAAAGCTGATGACAGATTCACCAAGTGTATCAGCATTGGTCCA ATTTCCAAGACCATCAACATGTTGGTTCGCTGGTTTGTGGATGGGGAGAATTCCCCAGCTTTTCAGGAGCATGTTTCCAGGATCCCCGACTACCTCTG GTTGGGCCTTGATGGCATGAAGATGCAG gGTACAAATGGATCCCAGCTCTGGGACACTGCCTTTGCCATCCAGGCCTTCCTGGAG GCAGAAGCCCAGAAGATACCTGAGTTCATGTCCTGCCTTCAGAACGCCCATGAGTTTCTTAGGTTCACCCAG ATCCCAGAGAACCCACCGGACTACCAGAAATATTACCGCCATATGAACAAG GGTGGCTTCCCCTTCAGCACAAGGGACTGTGGCTGGATTGTGGCAGACTGCACAGCGGAGGGACTGAAGTCAGttatgctgctgcaggagaagtgTTCCTTCATAGCCAACCCTGTCCCAGCTAAGCGCCTCTTTGATGCTGTGAACGTG TTACTGAGCATGAGGAACTCAGATGGTGGCTTTGCCACGTATGAAACCAAGAGAGGAGGCCActtgctggagctgctgaacCCCTCGGAAGTGTTTG GTGACATCATGATTGACTATACCTACGTGGAATGCACGTCAGCTGTCATGCAGGCACTGAGACACTTCCAAGATGTGTATCCTGAGCACAGAGCCCTGGAGATAAG AGAGACTCTGCAGAAGGGCCTGGACTTCTGTCGCAAGAAGCAACGAGCTGATGGGTCATGGGAAGG GAGCTGGGGAGTTTGCTTCACATATGGAACCTGGTTTGGTCTGGAGGCATTTGCCAGTATGCAGTATGTGTATTGTGATGG GGTGGCATGCAGAGAAGTGTCCCAAGCCTGCCAGTTCCTACTCTCCAAGCAGATGACAGATGGCGGGTGGGGAGAGGACTTCGAGTCATGTGAACAGCGCACATATGTGCAGAGTTCCACATCACAGATCCACAACACATGTTGGGCCCTGCTGGGGCTCATGGCTGTCAG GTACCCTGACACTGACGTGCTGGAAAGGGGCATCAAACTTTTGATTGATAAGCAGCTGCCCAATGGTGACTGGCCTCAG GAGAACATTGCTGGGGTGTTCAACAAATCATGTGCCATCAGTTATACTGCCTACCGCAATGTCTTCCCCATCTGGACACTCGGGCGTTTCTCTCGGCTGCATCCCAACAGCCCTCTTGCTGAGCACCTGCAATCCGGACCCTTGGCTGGGGTGGGGAAAACCTCAAAGATGGCATTGTCTGACTGA
- the LSS gene encoding lanosterol synthase isoform X1: protein MRFYAMLQAEDGHWAGDYGGPLFLLPGLLIVCHTARIPLPDGFRREMVRYLRSVQLPDGGWGLHVEDKSTVFGTALNYVALRILGLGPDDPDIVRARVNLHSKGGAVGIPSWGKFWLAVLNVYSWEGMNTLLPEMWLLPTWFPAHPSRLWCHCRQVYLPMSYCYAKRLSAEEDELIRSLQQELYVQDYASIDWPAQRNNVAACDVYTPHSWLLGIAYAVMNVYEAHHSTYLRQRAITELYDHIKADDRFTKCISIGPISKTINMLVRWFVDGENSPAFQEHVSRIPDYLWLGLDGMKMQGTNGSQLWDTAFAIQAFLEAEAQKIPEFMSCLQNAHEFLRFTQIPENPPDYQKYYRHMNKGGFPFSTRDCGWIVADCTAEGLKSVMLLQEKCSFIANPVPAKRLFDAVNVLLSMRNSDGGFATYETKRGGHLLELLNPSEVFGDIMIDYTYVECTSAVMQALRHFQDVYPEHRALEIRETLQKGLDFCRKKQRADGSWEGSWGVCFTYGTWFGLEAFASMQYVYCDGVACREVSQACQFLLSKQMTDGGWGEDFESCEQRTYVQSSTSQIHNTCWALLGLMAVRYPDTDVLERGIKLLIDKQLPNGDWPQENIAGVFNKSCAISYTAYRNVFPIWTLGRFSRLHPNSPLAEHLQSGPLAGVGKTSKMALSD, encoded by the exons ATGCGTTTCTACGCCATGCTACAGGCCGAAGACGGTCACTGGGCCGGCGATTACGGCGGGCCGCTCTTCCTGCTGCCAG GTCTTCTCATCGTCTGTCACACCGCCCGCATCCCGCTGCCCGATGGCTTCCGCAGGGAGATGGTGCGCTACCTGCGCTCTGTGCAGCTCCCGGACGGAGGCTGGGGCCT GCATGTGGAAGACAAATCGACGGTGTTTGGCACAGCACTCAACTATGTAGCCCTGAGGATCCTGGGACTTGGCCCAGATGACCCCGACATTGTGCGGGCCCGTGTCAACCTGCACAGCAAAG GAGGTGCTGTGGGGATCCCCTCTTGGGGGAAGTTTTGGCTGGCTGTCCTCAATGTCTACAGCTGGGAGGGGATGAACACGCTGCTCCCAGAGATGTG GCTGCTACCTACGTGGTTCCCAGCCCATCCGTCTCGGCTCTGGTGCCACTGCCGCCAGGTCTACCTCCCCATGAGCTACTGTTATGCCAAGCGTCTGTCAGCAGAAGAGGATGAACTCATCCGGAGCTTGCAGCAG GAGCTGTATGTGCAAGACTATGCCAGCATCGACTGGCCGGCCCAGAGGAACAACGTGGCTGCCTGTGATGTCTACACTCCACATAGCTGGCTTCTGGGGATCGCTTACG CCGTCATGAATGTGTACGAAGCCCACCACAGCACCTACCTGCGGCAGCGAGCCATCACGGAACTGTATGACCACATCAAAGCTGATGACAGATTCACCAAGTGTATCAGCATTGGTCCA ATTTCCAAGACCATCAACATGTTGGTTCGCTGGTTTGTGGATGGGGAGAATTCCCCAGCTTTTCAGGAGCATGTTTCCAGGATCCCCGACTACCTCTG GTTGGGCCTTGATGGCATGAAGATGCAG gGTACAAATGGATCCCAGCTCTGGGACACTGCCTTTGCCATCCAGGCCTTCCTGGAG GCAGAAGCCCAGAAGATACCTGAGTTCATGTCCTGCCTTCAGAACGCCCATGAGTTTCTTAGGTTCACCCAG ATCCCAGAGAACCCACCGGACTACCAGAAATATTACCGCCATATGAACAAG GGTGGCTTCCCCTTCAGCACAAGGGACTGTGGCTGGATTGTGGCAGACTGCACAGCGGAGGGACTGAAGTCAGttatgctgctgcaggagaagtgTTCCTTCATAGCCAACCCTGTCCCAGCTAAGCGCCTCTTTGATGCTGTGAACGTG TTACTGAGCATGAGGAACTCAGATGGTGGCTTTGCCACGTATGAAACCAAGAGAGGAGGCCActtgctggagctgctgaacCCCTCGGAAGTGTTTG GTGACATCATGATTGACTATACCTACGTGGAATGCACGTCAGCTGTCATGCAGGCACTGAGACACTTCCAAGATGTGTATCCTGAGCACAGAGCCCTGGAGATAAG AGAGACTCTGCAGAAGGGCCTGGACTTCTGTCGCAAGAAGCAACGAGCTGATGGGTCATGGGAAGG GAGCTGGGGAGTTTGCTTCACATATGGAACCTGGTTTGGTCTGGAGGCATTTGCCAGTATGCAGTATGTGTATTGTGATGG GGTGGCATGCAGAGAAGTGTCCCAAGCCTGCCAGTTCCTACTCTCCAAGCAGATGACAGATGGCGGGTGGGGAGAGGACTTCGAGTCATGTGAACAGCGCACATATGTGCAGAGTTCCACATCACAGATCCACAACACATGTTGGGCCCTGCTGGGGCTCATGGCTGTCAG GTACCCTGACACTGACGTGCTGGAAAGGGGCATCAAACTTTTGATTGATAAGCAGCTGCCCAATGGTGACTGGCCTCAG GAGAACATTGCTGGGGTGTTCAACAAATCATGTGCCATCAGTTATACTGCCTACCGCAATGTCTTCCCCATCTGGACACTCGGGCGTTTCTCTCGGCTGCATCCCAACAGCCCTCTTGCTGAGCACCTGCAATCCGGACCCTTGGCTGGGGTGGGGAAAACCTCAAAGATGGCATTGTCTGACTGA